CAGCTTCGTCGACGGGGGGTCTCAGATGAACGTGTCGGCGGTTCTCCCGGCCGACATCGACAAGGAGACCGGCCTGCCCTTCAGCTACAGGACCTGGCCGACGTATCAGGCGCTCGTGGAGACGCCGCTCTCGGCGGACTGGAAGGCCAAGATGGGCGGCGCGCCGACCACGATGGACTACCTGAGGGACAACGACCAGCTGCTCGTCGCGACCGGTGCCAGCTACACCACGCCGACGGACTCCTCGGAGATCCAGACCCTGCGCAAGCAGGTCGAACCGATCGTCGTTCAGTACTCCTGGAAGATGGTGTTCGCCAGCACCGACGCCGAGTTCGACCAGCTGAAGGCCGACATGCAGGAAGAGGCGAAGGGCCTGGGGTACGACAAGGTCCTCGAGGTCGACCTCGAGCGCGCCAAGGAGCGCAACGAGGAGCGCGAGAAGGTGGCCAAGGAATTCGGCTGATCCCGCGCACGTAAAGGCAGAAGACCCCCGGACATGCCGTCCGGGGGTCTTCTTCGTGTTCGGTGGATGTCGATGGTGTTGCAGGCTCCGACGAGATGCCTGCGGCCCAAGACGTCGGGCCACGGGATCTCGTGGAAGCTACGGACGGTGCCGTGCGAAGGCGCTGCGGAAGAGGAAAGCGGCGGCGTACGCGCCGACCGAGAAGCCTATGGTTCCCATGATCACCAGGAACGGCGGGAAGAGCACGCTGATGCACACGAGCGCCACCGGGATCATCACCAGGCCGAACGTGCGCACGGGTTCTGCGGCGGCGAGCAGCATGGCGTTCTTCAGGGTGCGGCGGATGCCGTCGTCGAAGGTCGCCACAAGTGCCATGGCGTAGAGGAACGCGGCGAAGAGGAAGACGGCGGCGAGTGCGGCGATCACGCCGGCGGCGGTGCCCAGCGCCGTGGGCGTGGACATCCAGAACACGGCGCTGAACGCCAGCAGCGCGATCGGTACCAGCAGCGCGAGGGCGGTGAGCGCACCGCGGCGGAAGTTGCGCATGAACGCGGGGAAGAAGTCGGCCACAGGCCGGCCGGTCTCGTCGTCGGAATAGCGGATGGCGACCTCGAACAGCGCGCTCGTCGCGGCGCCGATCGTGACGATCGGAACGCACGAGACGAGGTACATCAGATTCAATGCGACGAACTCGATGAACGTCGACAGCCCCTGCACCGAGCGGCTGTTCGGGTCGATCCTCATCGGCCGGTGACCTCCGCCCGCTCGGGCGCGATCGCGCCGCGCGACGAGGCGAGAACCGCTGGCAGCAGGCGCACCTTCGGCGTGCTCTCACCGGCGAGCAGCGCGATGATCGCCTGCGTGGCGGCGATTCCGAGCCCCTCGGCCGGCAGGTCGATGCTGTCGACCAGGGTGGGCACGGTGCGCGCGATGTCGGCCGGGCAGAGGGCGATCGCCTCCAGACCGTCGATCGTCGCGGCGCGCGCCGCGACGTGGGCCAGTGCACCCTCGTTGTGGATGAACAGTCCCGTCACATCGGGATGCTCGGCGAGCACGGCGTTCAGCACCCGGACCGACTCGTGCGTGGTCGGGCACTGATGCACCGTCGCCGGGACGTCGTGCTCCGCGCACGCGGCGAGGAACCCGCGGGAGAGTCGTTCGGCGTAGGAGGTGTGCCGGTCGATCACCTCGCGCGGCGAGCCGAGCAGGGCCACCCGGAGGTGGCCCAGCGCGATCAGCCGCTCGGCCGCCATGCGGCCGGCGGCCTCGAAGTCGAAGTCGACGCAGGTCAGCTCCTCAGCACCACGGGGCAGGCCGACCAGCACGCTCGGGGCGGCGAGTTCACGCAGCGTGGCGATGCGGGGATCGTCGGACTCGACATCCATCAGCAGCAGCGCATCGACCATCGAGGCGCCGGTCGCCCGGTGCAGGCCCTCGGCGTCGTCGCTGGTCAGCAGCAGGATGTCGTAGTGGTGCACCCGTGCCTCGCGCACGATGCCGGCGACGATCTCCATGACGACGTGCACGTCGACTCCGGAGCGCAGCGGTGCCTGCAGGCCGATCACGTTCGTGGATCGCGACGCGAGAGACCGGGCGCTCGCGTGCGGTCGGTACTCGAGTGCGTCGATCGCGCGCTCGACGCGTTCCTTCGTGTCCTGCGAGATCGTTCTCTTGCCGCTCATCACGTATGAGACGGTCGAGATGGAGACCCCGGCGGCCTGTGCGACGTCTGCGATGGTCACCATCGGTTCCCCCTCGGTTCTCTGTGAGCGGGCGGTCCTGCGGTGAGGACGACGGATCGGATGCCGATCACCGGCCCGCTCATCTCTATTGTGGTGTGCCGGTCGCTGCGAAGCCGCAGGTTCGCGACCTCGCCGCGCTCCCAGTCGATGTCGACGTTCAGCCACAGCCGCTCGGCGCCGGTGCGGCCCTGACAGGATGCCCCGCGCACGCCGTTGCCCACCGGGAAGGCGTCGGTCGACCGCGCGGCCGTGCAATCGGAACGCAGCACGTGAAGGCCTTCGCGAAGCATCGTGGACATCGGCACGTGGCTAGTATATGGTCTCGTTGTTGAAGCGCTTCGACAATCGCAACGATGAGAGAGAAAATGTCGATGGAGACACCTGCCACCGGCGTGTTCGGGACCTTGACGGCCGAACGCGGCATCCTGTTCGGCGGCGACTACAACCCCGAGCAGTGGGAGCCGTCGGTCTGGCGGGAAGACGTCGAGCTGATGCAGCAGGCCGGCGTCAACCTGGTCACGGTCGGCGTCTTCAGCTGGGCGCGCATCGAGCCGTCCCCCGGCGTGCGCGACTTCGCCTGGCTCGATGAGGTGCTCGACCTGCTGCACTCCGCCGGCATCGCCGTCGACCTCGCCACGCCCACCGCGTCGCCGCCGCCCTGGCTCGGGGTGCGGTATCCCGAGACCCTGCCCGTCGACCCCGACGGCGTGCGCCTCGTCGCCGGTTCGCGCAACCAGTTCTCCCCCGCCTCGAGGGTCTATCGCGAGCACGCGCTCGCGATCACGCGCGACCTCGCTGCGAGGTACGCCGATCATCCGGCCGTGCACATGTGGCACGTCGGCAACGAATTCGGACAACTCGACTACGGCGACGAGGCCGCCCGCGAGTTCCGCAGCTGGCTGCGCGCTCGCTACGGCACCGTCGAGCAGCTCAACGAGGCCTGGGCGACGACCTTCTGGTCGCAGCGATACGACGACTTCGAGGAGATCATGCCTCCGCGGCGCATGCCGTACCTCGTCAATCCGACGCAGTCCGTCGACTTCCGTCGGTACACCTCCGACCAGCTGCTGCGCTGCTACGTCGAACTCCGCGACGCGATCAGGGACGCCGGCGCGAGGCATCCGATCACGACGAACTTCATGGGGCTGTTCGAGCACGTCGACTACCGGTCATGGGCCGGCGAGGTCGACGTCATCGCCGACGACCAGTACCCCGACCCCACCGACCCGGACTCACCCGCCGACTACGCCCTCGTGCAAGATCTGATGCGTTCCCTCGGCGGCGGTCGCCCCTGGATGCTCATGGAGCAGGCCGCCACCATGTCGTGGCGGCCGCACAACGTGCCGAAGTCGCCCGCGCGCGCCCGGCTCGACTCGCTGCAGGCCGTCGCGCGCGGCGCCGACGGCATCTGCTACTTCCAGTGGCGCCAGTCCCGCGCGGGGTCGGAACGCTTCCACTCCGGGATGCTGCCCCACGCCGGCGCCGATACCGAGGTCTTCGCCGGGATCTGCCGGCAGGGCGCCGAGCTGCACGCGCTGCGCGAGGTGGTCGGCACCGCGGTATCCGCCGACGTCGCACTGCTCTTCGACTGGACGAGCTGGTGGGCCGGGCAGACACAGGGCCGGCCCACCGATCGGCTCTCCACCCTCGAGCAACTCAGGCGCTGGTATCGCGAATTGTGGCGACGCGGCATCTCCGCGGACATCGTCGCGCCGGGTGCCGACCTCTCGGCCTACCGCGCGATCCTCGTGCCGCACAGCTACGTGATCGAGCCGGCCGCCGCCAGGGCACTGCACGAGGCCGTCGCCGCCGGCGCTCAGCTGGCGATCGGCCCGTTCAGCGGCGTCGCCGACGCACGGGGTCACATCCTGCAGGGCAGATCACCCGTGCTGCTGCGCGAGCTCGTCGGCGTGAGCGGCGAGGAATGGTGCCCGCTGCCCGGCACGACGCCGATTCGCGCCGCGGCGGGCTGGACTCCCGACGGCGAGCTCGCGGCTTCGATCATCGCGGAGAAGCTGCGCGCCGACGGCGCCGAGGTCCGCGCGACGTTCGCGACCGGCCTCCTCGCCGGCCGTCCCGCGGTCACCCGGAACGCGGTCGGGAACGGCGTCGCCTGGTACGTCGGTGCTGTGCCGTCCGACGACCTGCTGTCGGCGGTGCTGCACGAGGTGCTCGCACACGCCGGGGTGCGCGGCGCCCTGCAGTCGTCTGCCGACGCACACGACTCGCCGGCCGATACGCGCGACGAGTTCCTCCCGCCAGGCCTCCAGGCGGTGCGTCGCGGCTCGCTCCTGTTCCTGCTGAACCACGGGGACGAACCCGTCTCGGTCGCCGTGCCGGCTGGCGCGGTCGACCTCCTGACCGATGAGCGCACCGGAGCCACCGTCGTCGTGGCACCCGAAGACGCGAGAGTACTGAGCGAAAGGCGAACGGCGTGAACTTCACGGATGAATACGTTGACGAGACCGGGCATGACGCCCCTGCCCGCGGCGTGATGACGGGCGATGCGTTCCGCGACCCGAGCAGGCCGGTCGCCGAGCGCGCCGGCGACCTGCTCGGCCGCCTGACCCGCGAGGAGCGGATTGCGATGCTGCACCAGGTTGCGCCCGCGATCGAGCGGCTCGGGATCGCCGAGTTCCATACCGGCTGCGAGGCGCTGCACGGTGTGGCGTGGCTCGGCACGGCGACGGTGTTCCCCCAGCCGGTGGGCCTGGCCGCCTCGTGGGATGCCGACCTCCTCCGTCGGGTCGGCGAGGTCGTCTCCACCGAGGTCCGCGCGAAGAAGGCCGCCGACCCGTTGGTCAGCCTCAACGCGTGGGCGCCCGTCGTGAACACCCTGCGTCATCCCGCCTGGGGACGCAACGAGGAGGGATACGCCGAGGACCCGCACCTGACGGCCCACCTGGCGACCGGGTACTGCCGTGGCATGCGTGGCGACCACGAGCGGGTCTGGCGCACGGTGCCGGCACTCAAGCACTTCCTCGCCTACAACAACGAGACCGACCGCTCGGCCACCTCGTCGGAGATGTCGCTGCGCACGCTGCACGAAGAGGAGTTGCCGGCGTTCCGCGAACCCATCGAGGCGGGCGTGGCCGGCGGCATGATGCTCGCCTACAACCGCGTGAACGGCACACCAGCGCATACGCAGCCGGAGTTGGTGGCTGAGGCGCGCAGCTGGTCGGACGAATCGCTGGCGGTCGTCTCGGATGCCGGTGCGCCGTCGTTCCTCGTCAACATCCAGCGCGCGCAACCCGATCACGTGCACGGCGCCGCGGCATTGGTGCGGTCGGGCGTCGACTCGTTCACCGACGACGGCGCGAACGCCGTGCCCACCATCAACAACGTGACCGCTGCGCTCGAGGCCGGCCTGCTCGACGAGGACGACGTCGACCGGGCCGTGCTGCGGCTGCTCGAACTGCGGGTGCGCACGGGCGAGTTCGATGCCGACGACGACCCGTATGCGGCGATGGGGCCCGACGCGATCGGTCTCCCGGCGGCCCGCGAGCTGGCCCGGGAGGCCGTCGGTCGCTCGGTGGTCGTGCTGCGCAATGACCGGCGTACGCTGCCACTGCGCCCGCCCGCGTCGATCGCGGTGGTCGGGCCCATGGCCGACGCCGTGTTCACCGACTGGTACTCGGGCACGCCGCCGTACTCCGTCGGACTGGCCTCCGCGCTCGCGGAGCGCTTCCCCGACGCTGCCGTCGAGGTCGTCTCCGGTGCCGACACGGTCGCACTGCGCGCCGCCTCGAACGGCCGGTACGTCGTCGCCGACGAAGCCGGCGCCGTCGTCGAGGCGGCGGGCGACGGCGAGTCGGCGGCATCGCTGTTCGACGTCGTCGACTGGGGCGACGGCATCCTGACGCTGCGCTCGCATGCGAGCGGTGGCCTGCTCACGGGCGGGTCCTGGCCGATGCGGGCCGACGCCTCCCGGGTCGGCGGCTGGGTCGTGCAGGAGAGCTTCCTCCGCCACGTGCACGAAGACGGCACGTGGTCGCTGCTGCACCGCGGTTCCGGCCGCTGGGTGCGGGTGGTGCGCGATGCCGGCTTGCTCGTCGCCGAAGCGGTGACCCTCGCCGAAGCGGAGCGATTCGACGTGCGCACCGTGCGGAGCGGACTCGACGCGGTGGCGGATGCCGCGGCCGCGGCCGACGTTGTGATCGTCGCCGTCGGCAACGATCCGCACCTCTCCGGCCGTGAGACGGAGGACCGCCCGCATCTCATGCTGCCCGACGCGGCGGTCGACGTGTGGCGGGCCGCCAGCGGGTCCTCAGAGCAGGCGGTGCTCGTGATCGTGTCGAGCTATCCATACGTGCTCGGCGACGCCGATGACGCGGCGACGATCGTGTGGAGCAGCCACGGCGGTCAGGAGCTCGGGCACGGGCTCGTCGACGTGCTGTCGGGCGACCGGGAGCCCGAGGGACGCCTCACGCAGTCGTGGCCCGCCAACCCGGCGCAGGCCGGCGACCTGTTCGACTACGACACGCTCCGCCAGCAGGCAACGTATCGGCACCGGCCCGGCCGGGCGGCCTTCGCGTTCGGGCACGGGCTGACCTACTCGAGCGTCGCCTACGAACGCGTCGAGCTCGTCGACGCAGAAACGACGCCGCCGGCGCCGACGCACCGGCATCCCGCCCTCGCCGCCGCGCCGGGCGATCGCGACGTTCGCGCACTCGTCACCGTGCGCAATCTCGGCGACCGGGTGGCCGAGGAACTCGTGCAGCTCTACGCGCTGCCCGACCCGGCACTGCCCCTGGCTGCTCCGCGCCGCCTGCTCGTGGCCTTCGAGCGCGTGCGCCTGGAGCCCGGCGAGGTGCGCGTGGTCGAGCTCGGGTTCGCGGTCGAGCGGCTCGCCGTGTGGGACGACGAGATGCGCATCGCCGGCGCGCCCGACGACTGGGTGCACGCCGGGGCCCTGCGGGTGCAGCCGGGTGCGTACCGGATCGCCGCGGGTCCCTCGTGCGACGACCTGGCGGTGTCGGAGGTCCTGTACGTGGTCCCTCCGCGCTGACGACGCGATCCGCGCGCAGGGCCAGGGCTTGCCACCGTCGGCTTGCATCCACCCCTCGAGCAAGGTTATGTTGATCTTGCCAACAAATCACCGAAGACGCTGAAAGGCGGATCTCCATGGCCACCGCGCCCACCCGCGACGACAAATTCTCATTCGGCCTCTGGACCGTCGGCTACAACGGCACCGACCCGTTCGGCGGCCCCACGCGCGAGGCGCTCGACGTCGTGCACGTCGTCGAGAAGCTCTCCGAGCTCGGCGCCTACGGCCTCACCTTCCACGACGACGACCTGTTCGCCTTCGGTTCGACGGATGCCGCGCGACAGACCCAGATCGACCGGCTGAAGCAGGCCCTCGCCGACACCGGCGTCATCGTGCCGATGGTCACGACGAACCTCTTCAGCGCACCCGTCTTCAAGGACGGCGGGTTCACGTCGAACGACCGCGCCGTGCGCCGTTTCGCCTTGCGCAAGGTGCTCCGCAACATCGATCTCGCCGCCGAGCTCGGCGCGAAGACCTTCGTCATGTGGGGCGGCCGCGAGGGCGCCGAGTACGACGCGGCGAAAGACATCCGCCAGGCGCTCGAGCGCTATCGCGAGGCCGTGAACCTGCTCGGCGACTACGTCACCGACAAGGGCTACGACCTCCGCTTCGCGATCGAGCCGAAGCCCAACGAGCCGCGCGGCGACATCCTGCTGCCGACGGTGGGCCACGCGCTCGCGTTCATCGACTCGCTCGAGCGACCCGAGCTCGTGGGGCTCAACCCCGAGGTCGGTCACGAGCAGATGGCGGGCCTCAACTTCGCCGCCGGCATCGCGCAGGCGCTCTACCACGACAAGCTCTTCCACATCGACCTCAACGGCCAGCGCGGCATCAAGTACGACCAGGACCTCGTGTTCGGACACGGCGACCTGCACAACGCCTTCGCGCTCGTTGACCTGCTCGAGTTCGGCGGCCCCGACGGCGGCCAGACCTACACCGGTCCCCGCCACTTCGACTACAAGCCGAGCCGCACCGAAGACGAGGCCGGCGTCTGGGACTCGGCCGCCGCGAACATGCACACCTACCTGCTGCTGAAGGAGCGCGCCGCGGCCTTCCGCGCCGACCCCGAGGTGCAGGAGGCGCTCGAGGCCGCGAAGGTCTTCGAGCTCGGCCAGCCGACGCTCAACGAGGGCGAGTCCTACGACGACCTGCTCGCCGACCGCAGCGCATTCGAGGACTTCGATACGGCGGCGTACCTCGGCGGTCACGGCTTCGGCTTCGTGCGGTTGCAGCAGCTCGCGACCGAGCACCTGCTGGGCGCGAGGCGCTAGCGTGCCGCTCGTCGCCGGCGTCGACTCATCGACGCAGTCGTGCAAGGTCGTCGTGCGCGACGCCACGACCGGTGCGCTCGTTCGCACCGGTCGGGCGCCGCACCCCGACGGCACCGAGGTTGATCCCGAGCACTGGTGGGTCGCGCTCCAGGCCGCGATCGACGACGCGGGCGGGCTCGCCGACGTCGCCGCGGTCTCGATCGCCGGGCAGCAGCACGGCATGGTCGCGCTCGACGCATCGGGCCGGGTCATCCGCCCCGCGCTCCTCTGGAACGACACGCGCAGCGCCGATGCCGCCGCGGCCCTCACCGAGGAGCTCGGCGCCGCCGAGTACGCGCGGCGCACGGGTCTCGTGCCGGTCGCCTCGTTCACCGCGACGAAGCTGCGCTGGCTCCGCGACCGCGAACCCGAGAACGCCGAGCGCGTCGCAGCAGTCGCCCTCCCCCACGATTGGATCACGTGGCGGCTTCGGGGTTACGGCCCCTCGGATGCCCCGGATGCCCCACTCGGCCCCGACCTCGACGCACTCACGACCGACCGGTCCGACGCGTCGGGCACTGCCTACTGGAACCCCGAGACCGGCGAGGTGGACGCCGAGCTCCTCGACCTCGCGCTCGGCCGCACGCCCCGCACTCCTCGAGTGCTCGGTCCCGCCGAAGCGGCCGGACGCACGCCGGCCGGAGCGCTCGTCGCGGCCGGCGCCGGCGACAACGCCGCCGCTGCGCTCGGGCTCGGCGCTGGCCAGGGCGACGCCGTCGTGTCGATCGGCACGAGCGGCACGGTCTTCGCGGTCACCGGGCGACCGGTGCACGATCCGACGGGCGCCGTCGCCGGGTTCGCCGACGCGAGCGGCGCCTTCCTCCCCCTGGTGGCGACCCTGAACGCGGCGCGCGTGCTCGGCTCGATCGCGTCCCTCCTCGGCGTCGACGCCGACGAGCTCGCGACCCTCGCGCTCGCCGCCGAATCGGGCGCCGACGGGCTCGTGCTCGTGCCGTGGTTCGAGGGCGAGCGCTCCCCCGACGTGCCGAACGCCCGCGCCCAGCTCAGCGGCATGTCGCTCGCCTCCACGACCCGCGAGAACCTCGCACGAGCGGCGGTCGAGGGCATGCTCTGCGCACTCGCCGACGGGCTCGACGGCATCCGTCGCGCGGGTGTCGTGGTCGAGCGCGTGCTCCTCATCGGCGGCGCTGCCGCGAATCCCGCGGTCCGCGAGATCGCGGGCCGTGTCTTCGACGTCACCGTCGACGTGCCCGAGCCATCCGAGTACGTCGCCGACGGCGCCGCACGCCAAGCCGCCTGGGCGCTCAGCGGGGCACTCCCCGCGTGGTCGGCCGAAATCGCGACATCGGTGCCCGCGCGCCCAGATGGCGCGCTGCGGGAACGCTACCGCGACGCCGCAGACGCACTCGCGGCGCGCGCCGGCTCGCGGGCCTGAGCTCAGGCGTCGAAGCGCACGTCGACGATCTCGCGGCCGATGTCGATCGACGCGACGAGCCTGGCCTCGGTGTCTTCGGGGGCGAGCCCGTACTCGAACTCGGCGAAGACCTCGCCGGGGCCGTCGGCGTCGGGCCGCAGGTCGACGCGCACGAGGCTCAGCGAGCGAAGCACGTCGATGTCGTGATCGCCCGAGTCGCGGTTGACCGCCGAGTGGGCGGCATCCGCCTCTTCGCCGTTCAGGATCGCCTCGAGGAAGCGCATCACCGCGCTGCCGCCCGAGTCGATCTGGTTCACGAATGACGAGCGCAGTTCGTCGTCGATGAGCTCGAGCTCGCCGACCATGCCGGCTGCGGCGTCGAGCGACGCCGTCGAGACCGTGTCGTCGTCGGCGTCGAGCACGACCTCGACGTCTTGGTCGCCGTACTCCTTGCGCTCCGACCAGTAGTCGCCGATGAGTCCGAAGTAGTCGTGTTCGATCGCCATGTCGTTCCTCTCCTGTCAGCCGACGAGCTTCTGCGCGAAGACGTGGGGGGTGAATCCCGTGAGATCGCCGATGCCCTCGCCCTGGCCGATGAGCTTGATCGGGAGCCCGGTCTTCTCCTGCACGGCGATCACGAAGCCGCCCTTCGCCGATCCGTCGAGCTTCGTGAGCACGAGCCCCGTAACGCCCGCGTGCAGGATGAACGCCTCGGCCTGCGCGAGTCCGTTCTGGCCCGTCGTGGCGTCGAGCACGAGCAGCACCTCGGAGATCGGCGCCTGCTTCTCGATGACGCGCTTGATCTTGCCGAGCTCGTCCATGAGCCCGCCCTTGGTCTGCAAGCGGCCTGCGGTGTCGATGATCACGATCTCGGTGCCGTCGCGCTTGGCCTGCTCCACGGTCTGGAAGGCGACGGATGCCGGGTCCTGGCCCTCGCGCTCGGGCCGCACCACCTGGGCCCCGGCGCGCTCGGCCCACGTCGCGAGCTGGTCGACCGCCGCGGCGCGGAACGTGTCGGCCGCACCGACCACGACGCTGCGGTCGTAGTTGCGCAGGAACTTCGCGAACTTGCCGATCGTCGTCGTCTTCCCGACGCCGTTGACACCGACGACGAGCACCACGGCGGGGCGCTCGGTGAGCTTCAGCGTGGGGTCGTACTTCGAGAGACGCTCCTCGATGAGCTCGCGCAGCATCCGTTGCACATCGCGAGGGTCGGTGGTCTTGAACCGCTCGACCTGTGCCCTGATCGACTCGACGATCTCCTCGGTGACGGCGGGACCGAAATCGGCCCGGATGAGCGCAGCCTCGAGGTCGTCCCACGTCTCGTCGTCGATCGTCTTGGCCCCGAAGACCCCGCGAAGGGCGGATCCGAGCGACCAGGATGCGCGTTCTGCCATACGTCCAGCCTAGGGCGCGGCGGCGGCTACACCGGTCGTGCGCCATGACGCAAGGGGTTGTCGCCCTCGACCCTCCACGAGAGCCTCGAACTCGACGAAAGGACTGCGGATGACGATCGTGGGATTCCACGCCTCGCACGAACAACTCGCGCCGGCCCGATTGCTCCGGGCCGTGCAGCTCGCCGAGGAGGCGGGGTTCGACGCGGCCATGTGCTCGGATCACCTCGCGCCGTGGAGCGTGCGGCAGGGCGAGTCCGGCTTCGCCTGGAGCTGGCTCGGCGCCGCCCTGCAGGCGACGCGGCTGCCGATCGGCGTCGTAACCGCGCCGGGGCAGCGGTACCACCCGACGCTCACGGCGCAGGCCGCAGCGACCCTCGAGTCGATGTTCCCCGGACGGTTCTGGGCGGCGCTCGGGAGTGGCGAGGCGCTGAATGAGCACGTCACGGGCGATCCGTTCCCCCCGAAGGAGGAGCGCGACGAGAGGCTCCTCGAGTCGGTGAATGCGATACGCAGGCTCCTCGCGGGCGAGGAAGTGACCGCCGATGGGCTCGTGCAGCTCGATCGGGCACGCATCTGGAGCCTGCCGGAGGTGCCGCCCCCGCTCCTCATCGCCGCGGTCAGCCCCGAGACTGCAGCAGACGGCGCGGACTGGGCCGACGGTCTCATCACCGTCGACCAGCCTCGGGAGGCCCTCCGCGCCGTCATCGAGGCCTATCGGGACGCCGGCGGAAGAGGGCCGACCGCGGTTCAGGTGCACCTCAGCTGGGCGCCGACCGACGACGAGGCGCGCGCCATCGCCCATGACCAGTGGCGAAGCGGGCTGGTGCCTGCGCCGCTCGCCTGGGAACTCGACACCCCCGAGGCATTCGATGAGCGAACGGCGGATGCCACGCCCGACGAGGTCGCCGAGACCGTGCAGGTGTCGGCGGATCCGGGCTGGCACCTCGCGCGACTGCTCGAACTCGTCGAGCTCGGATTCGATCGCATCTTCCTCCATCACGTCGGCACCGAGCAGGACGCGTTCATCCACGCGTTCGGCGAACGCGTGCTGCCAGGCCTCAAGGAGGCGACCCCATGAAGGTCACTGCACGCGGCGACCTCTGGTGGAAGACGGCCGTCGTCTACTGCCTCGATGTCGAGACGTTCATGGACTGGAACGACGACGGCTCCGGTGACTTCGAGGGTCTCGAGCATCGACTCGACCATCTGGCCGATCTCGGGGTGACGTGCCTGTGGCTGATGCCGTTCCAGCCCTCGCCGAATCTCGACGACGGCTATGACATCACGGACTTCCAGACGATCGACCCGCGACTCGGCTCGCTCGGCGACTTCGTCGAGTTCATCCGTACCCGCCCGCGACCGGGGCATGCGCGTCATCATCGACTTCGTCATGAACCACACCTCGGACCAGCATCCCTGGTTCCGCTCGGCGCGTCGGAGCCGCAAT
The Agromyces albus DNA segment above includes these coding regions:
- a CDS encoding YesL family protein; its protein translation is MRIDPNSRSVQGLSTFIEFVALNLMYLVSCVPIVTIGAATSALFEVAIRYSDDETGRPVADFFPAFMRNFRRGALTALALLVPIALLAFSAVFWMSTPTALGTAAGVIAALAAVFLFAAFLYAMALVATFDDGIRRTLKNAMLLAAAEPVRTFGLVMIPVALVCISVLFPPFLVIMGTIGFSVGAYAAAFLFRSAFARHRP
- a CDS encoding LacI family DNA-binding transcriptional regulator; this encodes MVTIADVAQAAGVSISTVSYVMSGKRTISQDTKERVERAIDALEYRPHASARSLASRSTNVIGLQAPLRSGVDVHVVMEIVAGIVREARVHHYDILLLTSDDAEGLHRATGASMVDALLLMDVESDDPRIATLRELAAPSVLVGLPRGAEELTCVDFDFEAAGRMAAERLIALGHLRVALLGSPREVIDRHTSYAERLSRGFLAACAEHDVPATVHQCPTTHESVRVLNAVLAEHPDVTGLFIHNEGALAHVAARAATIDGLEAIALCPADIARTVPTLVDSIDLPAEGLGIAATQAIIALLAGESTPKVRLLPAVLASSRGAIAPERAEVTGR
- a CDS encoding glycoside hydrolase N-terminal domain-containing protein, producing the protein MSTMLREGLHVLRSDCTAARSTDAFPVGNGVRGASCQGRTGAERLWLNVDIDWERGEVANLRLRSDRHTTIEMSGPVIGIRSVVLTAGPPAHREPRGNRW
- a CDS encoding beta-galactosidase; the encoded protein is METPATGVFGTLTAERGILFGGDYNPEQWEPSVWREDVELMQQAGVNLVTVGVFSWARIEPSPGVRDFAWLDEVLDLLHSAGIAVDLATPTASPPPWLGVRYPETLPVDPDGVRLVAGSRNQFSPASRVYREHALAITRDLAARYADHPAVHMWHVGNEFGQLDYGDEAAREFRSWLRARYGTVEQLNEAWATTFWSQRYDDFEEIMPPRRMPYLVNPTQSVDFRRYTSDQLLRCYVELRDAIRDAGARHPITTNFMGLFEHVDYRSWAGEVDVIADDQYPDPTDPDSPADYALVQDLMRSLGGGRPWMLMEQAATMSWRPHNVPKSPARARLDSLQAVARGADGICYFQWRQSRAGSERFHSGMLPHAGADTEVFAGICRQGAELHALREVVGTAVSADVALLFDWTSWWAGQTQGRPTDRLSTLEQLRRWYRELWRRGISADIVAPGADLSAYRAILVPHSYVIEPAAARALHEAVAAGAQLAIGPFSGVADARGHILQGRSPVLLRELVGVSGEEWCPLPGTTPIRAAAGWTPDGELAASIIAEKLRADGAEVRATFATGLLAGRPAVTRNAVGNGVAWYVGAVPSDDLLSAVLHEVLAHAGVRGALQSSADAHDSPADTRDEFLPPGLQAVRRGSLLFLLNHGDEPVSVAVPAGAVDLLTDERTGATVVVAPEDARVLSERRTA
- a CDS encoding glycoside hydrolase family 3 C-terminal domain-containing protein — encoded protein: MNFTDEYVDETGHDAPARGVMTGDAFRDPSRPVAERAGDLLGRLTREERIAMLHQVAPAIERLGIAEFHTGCEALHGVAWLGTATVFPQPVGLAASWDADLLRRVGEVVSTEVRAKKAADPLVSLNAWAPVVNTLRHPAWGRNEEGYAEDPHLTAHLATGYCRGMRGDHERVWRTVPALKHFLAYNNETDRSATSSEMSLRTLHEEELPAFREPIEAGVAGGMMLAYNRVNGTPAHTQPELVAEARSWSDESLAVVSDAGAPSFLVNIQRAQPDHVHGAAALVRSGVDSFTDDGANAVPTINNVTAALEAGLLDEDDVDRAVLRLLELRVRTGEFDADDDPYAAMGPDAIGLPAARELAREAVGRSVVVLRNDRRTLPLRPPASIAVVGPMADAVFTDWYSGTPPYSVGLASALAERFPDAAVEVVSGADTVALRAASNGRYVVADEAGAVVEAAGDGESAASLFDVVDWGDGILTLRSHASGGLLTGGSWPMRADASRVGGWVVQESFLRHVHEDGTWSLLHRGSGRWVRVVRDAGLLVAEAVTLAEAERFDVRTVRSGLDAVADAAAAADVVIVAVGNDPHLSGRETEDRPHLMLPDAAVDVWRAASGSSEQAVLVIVSSYPYVLGDADDAATIVWSSHGGQELGHGLVDVLSGDREPEGRLTQSWPANPAQAGDLFDYDTLRQQATYRHRPGRAAFAFGHGLTYSSVAYERVELVDAETTPPAPTHRHPALAAAPGDRDVRALVTVRNLGDRVAEELVQLYALPDPALPLAAPRRLLVAFERVRLEPGEVRVVELGFAVERLAVWDDEMRIAGAPDDWVHAGALRVQPGAYRIAAGPSCDDLAVSEVLYVVPPR
- the xylA gene encoding xylose isomerase; this translates as MATAPTRDDKFSFGLWTVGYNGTDPFGGPTREALDVVHVVEKLSELGAYGLTFHDDDLFAFGSTDAARQTQIDRLKQALADTGVIVPMVTTNLFSAPVFKDGGFTSNDRAVRRFALRKVLRNIDLAAELGAKTFVMWGGREGAEYDAAKDIRQALERYREAVNLLGDYVTDKGYDLRFAIEPKPNEPRGDILLPTVGHALAFIDSLERPELVGLNPEVGHEQMAGLNFAAGIAQALYHDKLFHIDLNGQRGIKYDQDLVFGHGDLHNAFALVDLLEFGGPDGGQTYTGPRHFDYKPSRTEDEAGVWDSAAANMHTYLLLKERAAAFRADPEVQEALEAAKVFELGQPTLNEGESYDDLLADRSAFEDFDTAAYLGGHGFGFVRLQQLATEHLLGARR